The following is a genomic window from Butyricimonas faecihominis.
CAATAATTGGAATACCCGTCCCCCGATATTCAGCCCTGGGAAATCCTCATAAATACCACGTTCAAAAGCAATTTTTTCCTTCGTATTCATCATTGTTAAACGATTACTAGGAGCTTCACTCAAACCATAGGATGCTTGAATATTTATATACGAACGCCCGACAATCCTCTCTTTGTGGTAACAACAATAACTCCATTAGCAGCCCGTGATCCATAGATCGCTGTTGCAGCGGCATCTTTTAGCACAGTAATACTTTCAATATCATCAGGAGGAATATTACCAATACCACTCGTCAATACAGTCTCTTGAAATTCAGTACCACCCATACTTATTTCCGGAACATCACCAGAAAGAGGCATTCCATCAATAATCCAAATAGGATCGGTATCTCCGGTCAACGAATTTATACCCCGAATCCGGATCGTTGCCTGAGCCCCCGGCCTACCAGACAAATTCATAACGGCAACTCCCGCCATCTGCCCTTTCAACACATCTTCTATACTCGTATATCCCTTATTGGCTATATCTTTAGAAGTCACGACCTCAACGGAACCCGTCATTCTTGTTTTCTTAATTTCTTGGTAACCAGTTACCACAACTTCATCCATCTCGGTAACATCATCTTCAAGTATTACAACGATTGGTTTCTCTTGCTTTTTATACTCTATTGTTTTT
Proteins encoded in this region:
- a CDS encoding SusC/RagA family TonB-linked outer membrane protein; this encodes MRNLFFLLLISASSVWAKDVYSQGAQEMFSVKSGTIESIFKQIKKQSNYEFFYNTAILDVKQNVMLTSTSGTLDEILAQVLGKKYEYQVKDNYVLISERKVNAPDEVKKVTIKGVVKDKKGELLPGVSVLLKGTVIGVATDVKGEFTLVIPEQEKIVLMFTFIGMKTKTIEYKKQEKPIVVILEDDVTEMDEVVVTGYQEIKKTRMTGSVEVVTSKDIANKGYTSIEDVLKGQMAGVAVMNLSGRPGAQATIRIRGINSLTGDTDPIWIIDGMPLSGDVPEISMGGTEFQETVLTSGIGNIPPDDIESITVLKDAAATAIYGSRAANGVIVVTTKRGLSGVRI